The Vicinamibacteria bacterium genomic sequence GTCTTCAAGTACCACGGCTTCGAGATGGCTTTTCGTTTCACGAATGCGACGGGACGAAGCATGCTCGATGCCTACGCGACGGCCTGGAAGAAATGGCCCCTCTGGTATGTGCTCGTTGCGACGCTGCTCCAGTGCGCCATCGGACAGGCGGGACGACTGGCGGCAGCCGCTGCCGTTCTCTATTACTTCTTCCTGGATTATTTCGCCCTCGAGCTTCCGAGCTGGGTGTTCGGGCTCGTGCTTTCCGTCACGTCGGTGGTCATCATCTTGAGGGGTCACTATCGCGCCGTGGAGTGGGTGACGAAGGTGATGGCAGGAACTCTCGTGATCTCCACCGTTGGTGTCTACGTCGTCGATCCCGCACCTCTTTCTGGCCTCGCCCACTTCGTGATGTTCGAAGTGCCTCGAGGCTCGTGGCTCGTCCTGGCCGCGTTTCTCGGACTGCTCCCCACGGGCATCGATGTCTCGCTGCAGGCGTCCGAATGGGGCAAGGCCAAGAAGGCGGGCATGGGTAGAATTCG encodes the following:
- a CDS encoding Nramp family divalent metal transporter, with protein sequence MNERTNVLETLTLPETSPRGLFRHFGPGMILMMTGIGTSHLVTAPVAGGRFEYALLWAILVSYVFKYHGFEMAFRFTNATGRSMLDAYATAWKKWPLWYVLVATLLQCAIGQAGRLAAAAAVLYYFFLDYFALELPSWVFGLVLSVTSVVIILRGHYRAVEWVTKVMAGTLVISTVGVYVVDPAPLSGLAHFVMFEVPRGSWLVLAAFLGLLPTGIDVSLQASEWGKAKKAGMGRIR